Proteins co-encoded in one Sulfurovum riftiae genomic window:
- a CDS encoding exosortase/archaeosortase family protein gives MKRFVALYFLFLALLFVFLYLPTSPVSLFLNQAQTDLTLKLLDLFLEPEQLQGIDIMITPNYKIIINQACNGFIPFFFLAASILAYPASLLHKTVWIVIGYVVFSVVNVMRILLVVYFVQQEGGRDNFHWSHDMIGNTVLMVVGLGLFVAFMRSGRVRIR, from the coding sequence ATGAAACGGTTCGTAGCGCTCTATTTCCTTTTTTTGGCTTTGCTGTTCGTCTTCCTTTATCTGCCTACATCCCCCGTCTCCCTCTTTCTCAACCAGGCACAGACGGACCTGACACTTAAGCTTCTGGACCTTTTTTTGGAACCCGAACAGCTGCAGGGTATCGATATCATGATCACTCCGAATTACAAGATCATCATCAACCAGGCCTGTAACGGCTTTATACCTTTCTTCTTCCTTGCCGCATCCATTCTGGCCTATCCTGCGTCACTGCTGCATAAGACGGTATGGATAGTGATCGGCTATGTGGTTTTCAGTGTCGTGAATGTCATGCGTATCCTGCTGGTGGTCTATTTTGTCCAGCAGGAGGGAGGCAGGGACAATTTCCACTGGTCGCACGATATGATTGGGAACACTGTTCTGATGGTCGTAGGACTGGGGCTTTTTGTTGCCTTCATGAGGAGTGGCAGGGTTAGAATCCGCTGA
- a CDS encoding prepilin-type N-terminal cleavage/methylation domain-containing protein encodes MLFLSDRTPRSAFSLLELLVVIVIVSIVYFLGFEGVEKSENKPKALTALNLKTTIENSELFNEEGTLICINQCRNCYLRKDITSPFEAYENKIDLAGSKTYTLDAQETLLEIEGGRYQDKKICLEMNFYKNGSSTQLILENRHGIYFLPAYFGEAQKVDSLEEARELWLRDSRLAAGNGDFY; translated from the coding sequence ATGCTATTTCTCTCTGATAGAACGCCAAGAAGCGCCTTTTCTCTTCTTGAGCTTCTTGTTGTCATCGTTATCGTTTCCATTGTCTACTTTTTGGGCTTTGAAGGTGTGGAAAAAAGTGAGAACAAACCCAAGGCACTGACTGCTCTCAATCTTAAAACGACTATTGAGAACTCTGAACTTTTCAACGAAGAAGGAACCCTGATATGTATCAACCAGTGCAGAAACTGTTATCTGCGCAAAGACATTACTTCCCCTTTCGAAGCCTATGAGAACAAGATCGATCTTGCAGGGAGCAAAACCTATACACTCGACGCCCAGGAAACACTGCTTGAAATCGAAGGCGGACGATACCAAGACAAAAAGATCTGTTTGGAAATGAACTTCTATAAGAATGGCAGCTCGACACAGCTCATTCTGGAGAATAGACACGGCATCTATTTTTTACCGGCATATTTTGGGGAAGCACAGAAGGTCGACTCCCTTGAGGAAGCACGAGAACTCTGGCTCAGGGATAGCCGACTCGCTGCAGGAAACGGAGATTTCTATTGA
- a CDS encoding TIGR04219 family outer membrane beta-barrel protein, whose translation MIKKLTLASLLTSGLLYADTIGGEFFIGMYSHTPSGYASYTEPYTGLGLGTSADLEDTLHWESNENIFLKAYIEHPAPLIPNVKVAFTQLSHEGTGEVGNDFVWGGIHIPTLGTIENSLDISKYDLTLYYELLDNWAEADIGVTLGYIDGNIDVTALTGFEPFSFSHTESTDFSLFMPTLYGKARFNIPSTDISLQFEGDIFSYDDTTFYTYELSARYTFSMGLGIEAGYKALHLDSQDLVDGLVVDMDFDGPYAAVVWDF comes from the coding sequence ATGATAAAAAAACTGACACTTGCGTCTCTCTTGACTTCCGGACTACTCTATGCCGATACCATAGGCGGCGAATTCTTCATCGGGATGTACAGCCATACACCCAGCGGATATGCCTCTTATACCGAACCTTACACCGGTTTGGGGCTGGGAACTTCTGCCGATCTTGAAGATACCCTGCACTGGGAGAGTAACGAGAACATCTTTCTTAAGGCCTATATCGAACATCCGGCACCATTGATACCCAATGTCAAGGTTGCGTTTACCCAACTCTCTCATGAGGGTACAGGAGAGGTAGGCAATGACTTCGTTTGGGGAGGCATACACATCCCGACCCTTGGTACCATTGAGAACAGTCTCGATATCAGCAAATACGACCTGACCCTCTACTATGAACTGCTTGACAACTGGGCAGAGGCCGATATAGGTGTCACATTGGGATATATTGACGGGAATATCGATGTGACCGCCTTGACCGGTTTTGAGCCATTCTCTTTTTCGCATACCGAATCCACGGACTTCTCTCTTTTTATGCCTACGCTCTACGGGAAAGCCAGATTCAACATTCCAAGTACCGATATCTCTCTGCAGTTCGAGGGAGACATCTTCAGCTATGACGATACGACCTTCTATACCTACGAACTGAGCGCCCGATATACCTTCAGTATGGGTCTGGGTATCGAAGCGGGATACAAGGCCTTGCACCTTGACAGCCAGGACCTGGTAGACGGTCTTGTCGTCGATATGGACTTTGACGGTCCCTATGCCGCGGTGGTCTGGGATTTCTAA
- the gspG gene encoding type II secretion system major pseudopilin GspG codes for MQNTKTTSLRAGFSLIELLIVIVILGGLVAVVAPGLMDSADQAKRDTVCLKMNDIGKRLDMFKLDNGVYPDTEEGLEALLINPDAEKYPNYRAKPYLKKLPKDSWKTPFVYIKKGDTFELVSFAADRKEGGEENNKDIRFSECNK; via the coding sequence ATGCAAAACACTAAAACAACCTCATTGAGAGCAGGTTTTTCACTCATCGAACTACTGATCGTCATCGTTATTCTTGGAGGCCTTGTGGCTGTTGTCGCACCTGGTCTTATGGATTCAGCCGATCAGGCCAAAAGAGATACGGTCTGTCTAAAAATGAATGACATTGGCAAAAGACTGGACATGTTCAAGTTGGACAATGGTGTCTACCCTGATACGGAAGAGGGGCTTGAAGCACTTCTAATCAACCCGGATGCAGAGAAGTACCCCAACTACAGAGCCAAGCCCTACCTGAAGAAGCTACCAAAAGATTCATGGAAAACTCCCTTCGTATACATCAAGAAAGGCGATACTTTTGAGCTTGTAAGCTTTGCTGCCGACAGAAAAGAGGGTGGAGAAGAGAACAATAAAGACATACGCTTCTCTGAATGTAACAAATAG
- a CDS encoding type II secretion system F family protein, translating into MLFKYKGFDKTGKRVKGTVTAGTTEEAGQKLRSQNIYYEALTPTREFSLDTFSKREMPGEMLATFSRELSSYLNSGMTILTAIRLLENQHEGEKKYVSFLNSLKTMIDEGKSLYHALETQKVYAMPEFFVQSLNIAGQSGKMVEVLTNMGNFFSAQNKVKKQVKGAMVYPAVIFTVAIAMTSFLIAFVVPKITEVFEDTDQELPPITQFVLSISDFLTHYYIHLIIGILLMISLFKLAYSRIDTFHRFWDGLLLKLPLLGPLIQNHELGRFSYILSLMLDSGVAYAQAVNLATASFGNYKLKELFETASVKVLEGNKLSNALQLAKGVKLKRNFMQSLALGEESSEVANILDNISHLYAEENEDKLKLLLGLLEPLMMLLIGTIVGVIVSAMLLPIFTMTQGLK; encoded by the coding sequence ATGCTTTTTAAATATAAAGGTTTTGACAAAACAGGCAAAAGAGTAAAAGGAACGGTGACCGCCGGTACGACCGAAGAAGCCGGACAGAAGTTGCGCAGTCAAAATATCTATTATGAGGCTCTTACCCCGACCAGAGAATTCTCGCTCGATACCTTTTCCAAAAGAGAGATGCCTGGAGAGATGCTGGCCACTTTTTCCAGAGAACTCTCTTCCTACCTCAACTCCGGAATGACTATCCTGACCGCCATTCGTCTACTTGAAAACCAGCATGAAGGAGAGAAGAAGTATGTCTCTTTCCTAAACTCCCTTAAAACGATGATAGATGAAGGGAAATCACTTTACCATGCACTCGAAACACAGAAAGTCTATGCCATGCCCGAGTTCTTCGTACAGAGTCTCAATATTGCAGGGCAAAGCGGAAAGATGGTCGAAGTGCTCACCAACATGGGGAATTTCTTCTCGGCACAGAACAAGGTCAAGAAACAGGTCAAGGGTGCTATGGTCTACCCTGCAGTCATTTTTACCGTTGCCATTGCAATGACTTCTTTTCTTATCGCATTTGTGGTCCCCAAGATCACAGAGGTATTTGAAGATACCGATCAAGAGCTGCCACCTATCACCCAATTCGTACTCAGTATCAGTGATTTTCTTACCCATTACTATATTCACCTGATAATCGGCATTCTGCTTATGATCTCTCTTTTCAAGCTGGCCTACAGCAGGATCGATACTTTTCACCGTTTTTGGGATGGCCTGCTACTGAAACTGCCACTTCTCGGTCCCCTTATTCAGAACCATGAACTGGGCCGTTTTTCCTATATCCTTTCTTTAATGCTGGATTCGGGTGTGGCATATGCCCAGGCGGTCAACCTCGCAACCGCCTCTTTTGGCAATTACAAGCTCAAAGAACTGTTTGAAACAGCTTCCGTCAAGGTACTTGAGGGGAACAAACTCTCGAACGCGCTGCAACTCGCCAAAGGCGTAAAGCTCAAACGGAACTTCATGCAGTCTCTGGCACTGGGAGAGGAGTCAAGCGAGGTGGCTAACATTCTGGATAATATCTCCCATCTGTATGCCGAGGAAAATGAGGACAAGCTCAAACTGCTTCTGGGACTTCTCGAACCTTTAATGATGCTCCTTATCGGAACGATCGTCGGAGTGATCGTCTCGGCCATGCTTTTGCCTATCTTTACGATGACCCAAGGTTTAAAGTAG